In Aspergillus oryzae RIB40 DNA, chromosome 6, one genomic interval encodes:
- a CDS encoding putative amino acid transporter (amino acid transporter protein), which produces MLLIAGQMFSILNEIANNSHFRTTGVVFASIGSSAATYILVAITGYLSFGDTVGGNIVGMYPPGLWATIGRAAIVILVMFSYPLQCHPCRASVDAVLKWKPKASNSNDNSPHRHPLLGPRGNRTPEPMSDLRFSVITTTILVLSYVVAMTVSSLEAVLAYVGSTGSTSISFILPGLFYYKISSPDSPAHQRLMKEDDEAAEGIFSDDGDDNDDLDNQAQSLTESGILRRGTRHWRKAVLRKLSLALAIYGVVVMIVCLITNSLFIASH; this is translated from the coding sequence ATGCTTCTAATTGCCGGACAGATGTTTTCGATATTGAACGAGATCGCAAACAACAGTCACTTCAGAACGACTGGGGTTGTATTTGCCAGTATTGGAAGTTCTGCTGCAACTTACATTCTTGTCGCTATTACTGGATATCTTTCGTTTGGAGACACGGTTGGAGGCAACATCGTGGGCATGTACCCCCCTGGGCTCTGGGCAACAATTGGACGCGCTGCCATCGTTATACTGGTCATGTTCTCGTATCCCCTTCAATGTCACCCGTGCCGCGCCTCGGTTGACGCAGTTTTGAAGTGGAAACCTAAGGCTTCAAACAGCAACGACAATTCGCCTCACCGCCATCCTCTGCTAGGTCCACGAGGGAACCGAACACCCGAGCCCATGAGTGATCTTCGCTTTTCAGTCATTACCACGACAATCTTAGTGCTAAGTTACGTTGTTGCTATGACCGTCTCTTCTCTTGAAGCGGTGCTTGCGTACGTCGGTAGCACCGGCAGTACCAGCATTAGTTTCATTCTCCCGGGATTGTTTTATTATAAGATCTCCTCGCCCGACTCACCTGCCCACCAACGACTAAtgaaagaagatgacgaagcGGCTGAAGGCATATTTTccgatgatggtgatgataaCGATGACCTGGACAATCAGGCGCAATCGCTTACCGAGAGTGGCATCCTTCGTCGTGGGACTCGCCATTGGCGAAAGGCCGTCCTACGGAAGCTGAGTCTGGCACTCGCAATATACGGAGTCGTGGTCATGATTGTTTGTCTCATCACTAACTCGCTCTTCATCGCCTCACATTAG
- a CDS encoding Bax inhibitor-1 family protein (N-methyl-D-aspartate receptor glutamate-binding subunit), which produces MAANTRYEPAPQRDSFEERGYTQPPPSYQATAEYSQAPRSEDDNVPDDFKFGGMVAEGTLPIRMQFVRKVYAILTAQLLLTTIMSSISFFSDSYRLWIQSNFWLMIVSVFGALGFMLVTYWKRKSYPANLLFLTAFTVLEAYSISVVTSFYDARIVVQALILTLGMFVALTLFACQTKYDFTNWMPYLFGALWFLILFGFVAAFLPNSSTVELIYSGLAALIFSGYILVDTQLIMRHYHVEEEIAASISLYLDILNLFLAILRILNNQQNN; this is translated from the exons ATGGCTGCTAATACTAGATATGAGCCAGCTCCTCAGCGGGACTCGTTTGAGGAGCGCGGATACACTCAGCCCCCGCCATCTTATCAGGCAACGGCCGAATACTCACAAGCGCCTCGCAGTGAGGACGACAATGTTCCCGATGACTTCAAA TTCGGTGGAATGGTCGCAGAAGGAACGCTACCTATCCGGATGCAATTTGTCCGGAAGGTCTATGCCATCCT AACTGCACAGCTCCTGTTGACCACCATCATGagctcgatctccttcttcagcgACAGCTACCGCCTATGGATTCAGTCCAACTTCTGGCTGATGATCGTCTCAGTCTTCGGTGCCTTGGGTTTTATGCTCGTAACATACTGGAAGCGCAAGAGCTACCCGGCcaaccttcttttcctgaCTGCTTTCACGGTTCTCGAGGCCTACTCCATCAGTGTCGTGACATCCTTCTATGACGCGCGCATCGTAGTGCAAGCCCTTATCCTGACGCTCGGCATGTTCGTCGCGCTCACGCTCTTCGCATGCCAGACGAAGTACGATTTCACGAACTGGATGCCATACCTGTTTGGTGCGCTCTGGTTCTTGATCCTGTTCGGCTTCGTCGCTGCGTTCCTCCCCAACAGCTCTACCGTTGAGCTTATCTACAGCGGATTGGCGGCGTTGATCTTCTCGGGCTATATCCTTGTTGACACGCAGCTAATCATGAGACACTACcatgttgaggaggagattgcCGCGAGCATCTCGCTCTACTTGGATATTCTGAACCTGTTCCTGGCCATCCTCCGAATCTTAAACAACCAGCAGAACAATTAA